In one Mucilaginibacter sp. PAMB04168 genomic region, the following are encoded:
- a CDS encoding PKD domain-containing protein: MKTYLLKSAAVLLMVLTWMGCKVDDPELGSAPTSDQVKFSATPTAANANIITFKNLSGPVTKAVWDLGNGQTGSGEEINGSFALAGEYTVKLTILTSGGYVSSTQTVRIANSRYDMLNRPDFNSLTGGANNTAGKTWVIDKVSTGHLGVGPATSDFPEWYQAGPNEKASEGFYDDEMTFTLANNLKYTYANNGNTFVNGANAAGLGGAAGADVTLNYTPPANMSWIITDEGTKKFLTITNGFIAYYTGVSKYQILSISDDEMWLKVGDKANAANAWYLKLIRKGFVRPVIQKPLKAADIVDKFDGIKPINWKADGIVFQPNFSNPVPKGLNTAAKVAYYERLTGDANQYGNLQYTFDYRFDLTTRNKFRVKVFFPSLNNYTGTLKPQVALKLQNSLMGGNAWQTQTEVVKQVTKFNEWVELEFDFSGVASNTLYDQIVLQLGGEGHQVPGIFYVGSIQLL; the protein is encoded by the coding sequence ATGAAGACATATTTATTGAAATCGGCCGCAGTACTGCTTATGGTACTTACCTGGATGGGGTGTAAGGTTGACGACCCGGAACTAGGTAGCGCGCCTACCAGCGATCAGGTTAAGTTTTCGGCCACGCCAACAGCCGCAAATGCTAACATCATCACTTTTAAAAATCTTTCGGGCCCGGTAACCAAAGCAGTTTGGGACCTGGGTAACGGCCAAACCGGTTCGGGTGAGGAAATCAACGGATCGTTCGCCCTGGCCGGAGAGTACACCGTTAAGTTAACGATATTAACCAGCGGTGGCTATGTATCCAGCACACAAACCGTGCGCATAGCCAACTCACGGTATGATATGCTTAACCGGCCCGACTTCAATTCCTTAACCGGTGGAGCCAACAATACAGCAGGTAAAACCTGGGTTATTGATAAAGTCTCAACTGGTCATTTGGGTGTTGGTCCGGCCACGTCCGATTTTCCGGAGTGGTACCAGGCTGGCCCAAATGAAAAAGCCTCTGAAGGCTTTTACGACGACGAGATGACCTTTACGCTGGCTAATAACCTGAAATATACTTATGCAAATAATGGCAACACCTTTGTTAACGGCGCTAATGCAGCCGGTTTAGGTGGCGCTGCCGGTGCCGATGTAACGCTGAATTACACGCCGCCAGCAAACATGAGTTGGATTATTACAGATGAAGGAACTAAAAAGTTCCTGACCATTACTAACGGATTTATAGCCTATTACACCGGTGTTTCCAAATATCAGATCCTATCCATATCTGATGATGAAATGTGGTTGAAAGTTGGCGATAAAGCTAACGCTGCCAATGCCTGGTACCTGAAGCTGATCCGCAAAGGGTTCGTGCGTCCGGTAATACAAAAGCCGTTAAAAGCTGCAGATATTGTAGATAAATTTGATGGCATAAAACCCATCAACTGGAAGGCTGATGGTATAGTGTTTCAGCCCAACTTTAGCAATCCGGTACCTAAAGGACTTAATACCGCAGCCAAAGTAGCTTATTATGAGCGCTTAACCGGCGATGCTAACCAGTACGGTAACCTGCAGTATACCTTCGATTACCGTTTCGATTTAACTACCCGCAACAAGTTTAGGGTTAAAGTGTTCTTCCCAAGCCTCAACAATTATACCGGCACATTAAAACCACAGGTAGCCTTAAAACTACAAAACTCATTGATGGGTGGCAATGCGTGGCAAACCCAAACCGAAGTGGTTAAGCAGGTAACCAAATTTAATGAGTGGGTTGAGCTTGAATTTGATTTCTCGGGTGTGGCCAGCAATACTTTGTATGACCAGATTGTATTACAATTAGGCGGCGAAGGCCACCAGGTACCGGGCATATTTTATGTAGGCAGCATACAACTGCTATAA
- a CDS encoding TonB-dependent receptor: MKGKITFFFMLFLLSAFGLKAQDLQVSGTVTQKSDGSPVPGITVAIEGGAGGAATGASGEFRVRIPHLGTVLVFSGIGYETQRYTVNTASPIQIVLTDRATALSDVVVIGYGTQVRRNVTSAISSVKPDQITQTPITRVEQALQGRVAGVQVANVSGQPGDEPTVRIRGIGTNGNASPIYIVDGFQVGGIDYLNPADIQSMDVLKDAASAAIYGARGGNGVVLITTKSGSKDGRSRVTYDGYYGIQNPWRQLNMLDAREYAVMQNEGSINGGGSPIFTDLSKYPAGTGTDWQKALFEKNAPMYNHQIGVNGGTDKNNYAINFSLFNQKGIVGGDKSNFKRYTFRANTDNKVKDFLKVGANVAYSHINRTSIDPNQEFGGVLSNALNLDPITPVIETDPAALSAPRYASPNLVRDANGQVYGISPYITQEIVNPLARFAVTNGRTRVDKVVGNTYAELNLIKGLVLRSTFSIDLAYVNTNNYTPLFYLNAAQQSTNSSVSKGVDRYYTWAQENVLTYAKTFNKHNLTLTAGNTWRRENSEGLYGSNTGLVVSDPNMAYLNLAVDAGTAKATGGAGEYALFSLFGRASYSYADKYLLSASIRRDGSSSFGQNHPFGYFPAVSAGWIFTEESFIPKNDFLTFGKLRASWGQNGNDRIGNYPWAAVIGVGRGYSYYNGSGNGYINGASPSYIANPDIKWEASEQINIGLDLTFMRNMFTLTADYYIKTTKGWLLQVPIPLSVGVPAGTANGGSVRNSGIELSLNYQQNFGQFRVNAGINGSFNKNEVTEINNAEGILGGAGISTYGQVQRSTVGQPFSYFYGYQTDGIFQNVAEVNAYSRNGVRIQPDAVPGDVRFKDLNGNGVIDPDDRTQIGNPTPKINAGFNFGLSYKGFDLNGFFTGAFGNQIFNGIRRQDLVSSNMQTTYLNRWTGEGSTNRYPRFTYNDANGNYTRISDLYLENGDYVRLKTLQLGYTISKNLASKIRLQALRIYVSGDNLVTLTDYTGFDPEIGARGSLDIGIDRGVYPQSRTFRLGLSATF, translated from the coding sequence ATGAAAGGAAAAATTACGTTTTTTTTTATGCTTTTCCTGTTGTCGGCATTTGGGCTTAAGGCTCAGGACCTTCAGGTATCAGGAACGGTAACTCAAAAGAGCGACGGCTCTCCGGTACCTGGAATTACCGTAGCCATTGAGGGCGGAGCAGGCGGTGCAGCCACCGGCGCAAGCGGCGAGTTTCGCGTACGTATACCACATTTAGGCACTGTGTTGGTGTTTAGTGGTATAGGGTATGAAACCCAACGGTACACTGTAAATACTGCCAGCCCTATACAAATCGTATTAACTGATAGAGCCACTGCATTGAGTGATGTAGTAGTAATAGGTTACGGTACGCAGGTTAGGCGTAATGTAACATCGGCTATATCATCGGTAAAGCCAGATCAGATTACGCAAACACCTATTACGCGCGTTGAACAGGCTTTACAAGGCCGTGTTGCCGGCGTGCAGGTAGCCAACGTGTCTGGCCAGCCGGGCGATGAACCTACCGTGCGCATACGCGGTATTGGAACCAATGGTAATGCATCTCCCATTTACATTGTGGATGGTTTTCAGGTAGGTGGTATTGATTACCTTAACCCTGCCGATATTCAATCTATGGATGTGCTAAAAGACGCTGCCTCGGCAGCCATTTATGGTGCTCGCGGTGGTAACGGTGTGGTATTAATTACCACTAAAAGCGGATCGAAAGATGGCCGCAGCCGCGTTACTTATGATGGTTACTACGGTATACAAAACCCGTGGCGCCAGCTAAACATGCTCGATGCACGGGAGTATGCAGTAATGCAGAACGAGGGCTCTATAAACGGTGGTGGCTCTCCCATTTTTACCGACCTGAGCAAATACCCCGCCGGTACCGGCACCGACTGGCAAAAAGCGCTGTTTGAAAAGAATGCGCCAATGTACAACCACCAGATAGGTGTTAACGGCGGCACTGACAAGAACAACTACGCCATCAACTTCTCCTTATTTAACCAAAAAGGTATAGTAGGCGGCGATAAATCAAACTTTAAACGCTACACTTTCCGTGCTAATACCGATAATAAGGTTAAGGATTTTCTGAAAGTAGGCGCTAACGTAGCCTATTCACACATTAACCGTACGTCTATTGATCCTAACCAGGAGTTTGGCGGCGTACTGAGCAATGCGCTCAACCTTGACCCAATCACACCGGTAATAGAAACAGACCCCGCCGCTTTATCAGCTCCGCGTTATGCATCACCTAATTTAGTAAGAGATGCAAACGGTCAAGTTTATGGTATATCGCCTTACATTACCCAGGAGATTGTTAACCCGCTGGCCCGTTTCGCCGTTACGAACGGCCGTACCCGGGTTGATAAGGTGGTTGGCAATACCTATGCTGAACTGAATTTGATCAAAGGCTTAGTTCTAAGATCAACCTTCAGTATTGATTTAGCTTACGTAAATACGAACAATTATACCCCGCTATTTTACCTGAATGCCGCACAGCAAAGCACTAACTCAAGCGTATCAAAAGGAGTAGATCGCTATTATACCTGGGCTCAGGAAAACGTGTTGACCTATGCCAAGACGTTTAATAAACATAACCTTACCCTAACTGCCGGTAATACCTGGCGTCGCGAAAATTCGGAAGGTTTATATGGTTCTAACACCGGCCTGGTAGTTAGTGATCCTAACATGGCTTACCTTAACCTGGCTGTTGATGCCGGTACGGCTAAAGCTACAGGCGGTGCTGGTGAATACGCTTTGTTCTCGCTGTTTGGCAGGGCCAGCTACAGTTATGCCGATAAGTATTTATTGTCGGCTTCTATTCGTCGCGATGGTTCGTCAAGTTTCGGGCAAAATCATCCGTTTGGCTACTTCCCGGCAGTATCAGCAGGCTGGATATTTACCGAGGAAAGTTTCATTCCCAAAAATGACTTTTTGACATTTGGTAAGCTACGTGCTTCATGGGGCCAAAACGGTAATGACCGTATTGGTAATTACCCATGGGCAGCTGTTATTGGCGTTGGTCGCGGTTATAGCTACTACAACGGTTCGGGCAATGGTTACATCAATGGTGCATCACCATCGTACATTGCTAACCCCGATATTAAATGGGAAGCCTCAGAACAAATCAACATTGGTTTAGACCTGACCTTCATGCGCAATATGTTCACCTTAACGGCCGATTATTATATCAAAACCACCAAAGGCTGGTTATTACAGGTGCCTATCCCACTTAGCGTAGGTGTGCCGGCCGGTACTGCCAACGGCGGTTCAGTGCGTAACTCAGGTATAGAGCTTTCATTAAACTATCAGCAAAACTTTGGTCAGTTTAGAGTTAACGCCGGTATCAACGGCAGCTTCAACAAAAACGAAGTGACGGAGATTAATAACGCCGAAGGTATACTGGGCGGTGCCGGTATTTCCACTTACGGCCAAGTACAAAGAAGTACCGTTGGCCAGCCATTCTCATACTTTTATGGCTATCAAACCGATGGTATCTTCCAAAACGTAGCCGAGGTAAATGCCTATAGCCGTAATGGTGTACGCATACAGCCCGATGCTGTACCGGGCGATGTTAGGTTTAAGGATTTGAACGGTAACGGAGTGATTGACCCTGACGACCGTACACAAATTGGTAACCCTACACCTAAAATTAATGCAGGCTTTAACTTTGGCCTGTCATACAAAGGCTTTGATTTGAATGGGTTTTTTACCGGTGCCTTTGGCAACCAGATTTTTAACGGCATACGCCGCCAGGACTTGGTGTCATCAAACATGCAAACCACTTATCTGAACCGCTGGACAGGCGAGGGCAGCACCAACCGTTATCCGCGCTTTACTTATAACGATGCTAATGGTAACTACACCCGCATATCAGACCTGTACCTGGAAAATGGCGATTATGTACGCTTGAAAACCCTGCAGTTAGGGTACACTATAAGCAAAAACCTGGCTTCAAAAATTAGGCTGCAGGCCCTGCGCATTTATGTATCAGGCGATAACCTGGTTACCTTGACCGATTACACCGGCTTTGACCCAGAGATTGGCGCCCGTGGAAGTCTGGACATTGGTATAGACCGTGGCGTTTATCCACAATCCCGTACGTTCCGTTTAGGTTTAAGTGCAACTTTTTAA
- a CDS encoding triple tyrosine motif-containing protein: MKEAILTIFTCFSFLLLYAQNPIGLPQIVNYSNLDYKGGIQNWAIDQDKDGRVYFANNEGLLSFDGKHWKLNRLPNNTVVHALKVDASGKIYVGAQDEIGYYLPDSRGILTYHSLKPLMPESSRQFADIWNICQQDGATFFRTVEKIFYLKDGIVSVFKTNNEWTFLGSAQNQVYAQQKHEGLMVFREGTWQTACSAPILKEGIVTAVLDYAPGTLLIATLKNGLFLLTGNQLIPKNTEADQIFNTSYIYCAIPVNREWFAVGTTTSACYIIDRNGKVIQHFSSDEGLQKNYIRNLFTDRAKNLWLALDDGIDFIAFNSAIKQIFPDNKKQISSYTSYIFNQNLYVGASNGLFHLPINNSIKDLSYSRGEFKEVSNLKGQVWGLREINHQLLLGHEDGTFNVEQNQLKPVNQSIGTWLFEPISPIEPSPDALAGTYEGLQLLHFDKGTFVNAGPITGLDKISLRFMAYDHSNNIVWSSHPYRGVFKLNLSADHKRILKSKLLTVKDGLPSTLGNYLFHIKNRIVVATLKGIYEYNDHTQRFERSAFFYPYVKNTALHYLNEDRAGNVWFVNEKKLGVIDFSTNKNHPTVVYFPELTSKLVSGFEHIYPFNQQNIFVGANKGIYHINFLKYREQSKQLNALLTQVKIFGKKDSIVFGGYSNGNISQVKLPYDLNSLQFEFSSTLYEQQNTIEFSYQLSGFDKDWSAWSTKAEKEYTNLPPGKYIFKVKARNNLGNESKPIEHLVIIEPAWYQTWWFYLFCVCIAAGFMYLLTKRQQKQHVQEQEKLKYLHQLELEHNEREIMKLQNEKLVADVVYKNKELASTTMHLVQRGKLLAKIKEELLPLANSSSGDKAAEFKRVIKLLNEAERNDADWEQFAIHFDMIHSNFLSRLKERFPDLSPNDLKLCAYLKMNLTSKEIAQLMSITIKAVEVSRYRLRKKMQIPSDVPLFDYLINAINYNYQE; the protein is encoded by the coding sequence ATGAAAGAAGCAATACTAACCATTTTCACCTGCTTTTCATTCCTATTATTGTACGCACAAAACCCCATTGGGCTGCCGCAAATTGTAAATTATTCTAATTTGGATTACAAGGGCGGTATTCAAAACTGGGCTATTGATCAGGATAAGGATGGAAGGGTATATTTTGCCAATAACGAAGGGCTGTTATCTTTTGACGGTAAGCACTGGAAACTTAACCGTTTGCCTAATAATACAGTAGTTCATGCTTTAAAGGTAGATGCAAGCGGAAAAATTTACGTGGGTGCTCAGGATGAGATAGGCTACTACCTGCCTGATAGCCGTGGAATATTAACCTATCATTCGCTAAAACCGCTTATGCCCGAATCGAGCCGGCAATTTGCGGATATTTGGAATATTTGTCAGCAGGACGGCGCCACGTTTTTCCGTACGGTTGAGAAGATATTTTATTTGAAAGACGGAATTGTAAGCGTTTTTAAAACGAACAACGAGTGGACGTTTTTAGGTTCGGCGCAAAACCAGGTTTATGCTCAGCAGAAGCATGAAGGGCTTATGGTGTTTAGAGAAGGCACATGGCAAACTGCCTGCAGTGCCCCGATTTTAAAAGAAGGCATTGTTACAGCAGTATTAGATTATGCGCCCGGTACCTTGCTCATTGCCACGCTTAAAAACGGGCTTTTTCTGCTAACCGGAAACCAGCTTATACCTAAAAATACCGAGGCCGATCAAATTTTCAATACCAGCTATATTTATTGTGCTATTCCGGTAAATAGGGAATGGTTTGCTGTTGGAACCACTACTTCTGCCTGTTATATCATCGACAGAAACGGCAAAGTCATACAGCATTTCTCGAGCGACGAGGGGTTACAGAAGAACTACATTCGAAACCTGTTTACCGACCGCGCCAAAAACCTTTGGCTGGCGCTGGATGACGGGATTGATTTTATTGCATTTAACAGCGCCATAAAGCAGATCTTTCCTGATAATAAAAAGCAGATCAGTAGCTACACTTCGTATATTTTTAACCAGAACTTGTACGTAGGTGCATCAAACGGCTTATTTCACCTGCCCATTAATAACAGCATTAAAGACCTGAGTTACTCGCGCGGCGAATTTAAAGAAGTAAGCAACCTTAAAGGGCAGGTGTGGGGTTTGCGAGAAATTAATCACCAGTTGTTATTAGGGCATGAGGATGGCACTTTTAACGTAGAGCAAAACCAATTAAAACCGGTTAATCAATCTATTGGCACCTGGTTGTTTGAACCCATATCGCCCATTGAGCCATCGCCCGATGCTTTGGCTGGCACTTACGAAGGTTTGCAACTATTGCATTTTGACAAAGGCACCTTTGTAAACGCCGGACCTATTACGGGGCTGGATAAAATTTCTCTGCGGTTTATGGCTTATGACCACAGCAACAACATTGTGTGGTCATCGCACCCATACCGTGGCGTGTTTAAGTTGAACCTTTCGGCCGACCATAAACGCATCCTTAAGAGTAAACTGCTTACTGTTAAGGATGGGTTGCCATCAACCCTAGGTAACTATCTTTTCCATATCAAAAACCGGATTGTAGTGGCTACCCTTAAAGGCATTTATGAGTATAACGACCATACGCAAAGGTTTGAGCGCTCCGCTTTCTTTTATCCGTATGTAAAAAACACTGCCCTGCATTATTTGAACGAGGACCGGGCCGGCAACGTTTGGTTTGTAAACGAGAAAAAGCTGGGTGTTATTGATTTTTCGACTAATAAGAACCATCCTACGGTAGTTTATTTTCCGGAGTTGACATCTAAACTCGTATCTGGTTTCGAGCATATTTATCCGTTTAACCAGCAAAATATATTTGTGGGTGCTAACAAGGGAATTTACCACATTAACTTTTTAAAATACCGCGAGCAGAGCAAGCAATTGAACGCGTTGCTAACTCAAGTTAAAATATTTGGTAAAAAGGATAGCATTGTATTTGGCGGATACAGCAACGGCAACATCAGCCAGGTAAAATTACCTTATGATTTAAATTCGCTGCAGTTCGAGTTCTCATCAACCCTGTATGAGCAGCAAAACACTATCGAGTTTAGCTACCAGTTGAGCGGATTTGATAAAGACTGGTCGGCCTGGAGCACCAAGGCAGAGAAAGAGTACACCAATTTGCCACCGGGTAAATATATTTTTAAAGTAAAGGCGCGTAATAATTTAGGTAACGAATCGAAACCGATTGAGCATTTAGTAATCATTGAACCGGCCTGGTATCAAACCTGGTGGTTTTACCTGTTTTGTGTGTGCATAGCAGCCGGATTTATGTATCTGCTAACTAAACGGCAGCAAAAGCAACACGTACAAGAGCAAGAAAAACTAAAATATCTGCATCAGCTGGAGCTGGAACACAACGAGCGGGAGATTATGAAGCTGCAGAACGAAAAGCTGGTGGCCGATGTTGTTTACAAGAACAAGGAGTTGGCATCAACCACTATGCACCTGGTGCAGCGGGGTAAACTGCTGGCAAAAATTAAAGAGGAGTTGCTGCCTTTAGCCAACAGCAGCTCGGGCGATAAAGCTGCCGAATTTAAAAGGGTGATTAAGCTATTGAATGAGGCAGAAAGGAATGATGCCGACTGGGAGCAGTTTGCCATTCACTTTGATATGATTCACTCTAACTTTCTGAGCCGCCTGAAAGAGCGGTTCCCGGATCTAAGCCCGAATGATCTGAAGCTTTGCGCCTACCTC
- a CDS encoding RagB/SusD family nutrient uptake outer membrane protein yields MKNLNKYTTSIILAGLLTLSQTGCKKFLELSPLDNRVEQNFYKTEKDANEALNSVYDALQWHTNAGGGGFSPDPMMADIASDDAYAGGASRSDSPDMIQIDQQKILTTNSLTRVYWGNHYTGIYRANLLLQKLPNIPMADAAKAKIAAECKFLRAFFYFDLAKWFGNIPLILTPQQPGEYCTEQAAPSATFNQIAKDLVEAIPVLDKSDLRTSKAHATRWSAQGLLGRVYLFYKGVYNGELQAGSVAVNGSYVLTQLQDLINNSGHDLLGNYADNFTKANEFSKESVWEISYSNDNPWFDWNYIQGGEGNMQPQMEGPRVSGDPVYTTGWSFAPVTQQLYNAYEANDPRRDATILNTATDLTGTLTTGYQHTGFFSKKYTTTADYRPTSGQTELNWGNNYRSIRFSDVLLMAAELDVVTGGSQAQNYLTRVRARVGLGSKPATLANIYQERRAELALEGIRYWDLLRQGLAVANAAITIQGQRGPGYVGDQVDFNVTFNQSTRGLFPIPQSERDLCPVLKPNF; encoded by the coding sequence ATGAAGAACTTGAATAAATATACAACCTCCATCATATTAGCCGGCTTACTAACACTAAGTCAAACCGGCTGTAAGAAATTTTTAGAGCTAAGCCCTTTAGATAACCGGGTAGAGCAAAATTTTTATAAAACAGAAAAGGACGCTAACGAAGCGCTTAACAGTGTTTATGATGCGCTGCAATGGCATACTAACGCAGGTGGCGGCGGCTTTAGCCCCGATCCTATGATGGCCGACATTGCATCAGACGATGCTTATGCAGGCGGGGCCAGCCGGTCAGATTCGCCTGATATGATCCAAATTGATCAGCAGAAAATTTTAACTACCAACTCGCTTACCCGCGTATATTGGGGTAACCATTATACAGGTATTTACCGGGCTAACCTGTTGCTGCAAAAGCTGCCTAATATACCTATGGCCGATGCTGCTAAAGCCAAAATAGCTGCCGAGTGCAAATTTTTACGCGCTTTCTTTTATTTTGATTTGGCTAAGTGGTTCGGTAATATTCCGCTTATATTAACGCCACAACAACCAGGTGAGTATTGTACGGAGCAAGCAGCACCATCGGCAACGTTTAATCAGATTGCCAAAGATTTGGTTGAAGCTATACCAGTATTAGATAAATCGGACTTGCGTACCAGCAAAGCGCATGCTACACGCTGGTCGGCGCAAGGCCTGCTGGGCCGTGTATACCTGTTCTATAAAGGTGTTTACAACGGTGAATTGCAGGCTGGTTCGGTTGCTGTAAATGGTTCGTATGTTTTAACCCAATTGCAAGACCTCATCAACAACAGTGGCCATGATTTACTGGGCAATTATGCTGATAACTTCACCAAAGCCAATGAGTTCAGCAAAGAGTCGGTTTGGGAGATTTCGTACTCAAATGATAACCCGTGGTTTGATTGGAATTACATACAAGGTGGCGAAGGCAACATGCAGCCGCAAATGGAAGGCCCGCGCGTAAGCGGCGATCCGGTTTATACTACTGGCTGGAGCTTTGCACCGGTAACACAGCAGCTGTACAACGCTTACGAAGCTAATGATCCGCGCAGGGATGCAACTATTTTGAATACGGCGACAGATTTAACGGGCACTTTAACTACCGGTTACCAGCATACAGGCTTTTTCAGCAAAAAATATACAACTACTGCTGATTACCGCCCAACATCAGGCCAAACCGAGCTTAACTGGGGTAACAACTACCGCTCTATCCGTTTTTCGGATGTGTTGCTGATGGCTGCAGAGCTTGATGTAGTTACCGGTGGCAGCCAAGCACAAAATTATTTAACCCGTGTGCGTGCCCGTGTAGGCTTGGGTAGTAAACCCGCAACACTTGCCAATATTTACCAGGAGCGCCGTGCAGAGCTGGCTTTAGAAGGTATCCGATACTGGGATCTGTTGCGTCAGGGCCTTGCCGTGGCAAATGCAGCTATTACTATACAAGGGCAAAGAGGACCAGGCTATGTTGGCGATCAGGTTGACTTTAACGTGACGTTTAACCAATCCACCCGCGGTTTATTCCCAATACCGCAAAGCGAGCGCGATTTGTGCCCGGTATTAAAACCCAATTTTTAA